A single genomic interval of Primulina huaijiensis isolate GDHJ02 chromosome 7, ASM1229523v2, whole genome shotgun sequence harbors:
- the LOC140981863 gene encoding protein SIEVE ELEMENT OCCLUSION B-like, giving the protein MASRDVFPSTKNVTFAPEKVPPTKAQIFNGGVQDYETDQRLRPSYEMEHNIVKPLPLGVPAPGRGQLVKGGGGRVFFSADDTALTKQILGTHSPEIEDFDVKPVLFIVEDIIHLAKPLTADSAAVAPIQAHLDTLDNKVISSSYHDTVTQSSYHDAITQSSYHDTEIVKLMAFPINKISNEIICKCTSGTEAHSLTMDLLKSLSNYPWDAKVVITFAAFSINYGEFWLVEQLHTKNPLAKNVATLKDLPSPMEHSSDLRKKFEAVVDLLTATTKMIHCIIEFKELPSLYISRESPEVETATAHIPIAVYWIIRSLLASASVLLNLIGTGHEYISSTAESWEISSLAHKLSVMLEHLQKQLQICKELIVRKKSEDSYTAFKKLMETAHIDNMKVLKGMIRAPDEQRPLYDGSKRYNERIDGLKAKYVLLLISDLDLPHEELNILHMIYNQQQMRHEYEVLWLPIVNRTNSLSQSQELQFKELKIYSMPWYSVDHPSLIEQVAIRYIQEVWKFVHMPMLVVLDPQGKPSNLDALPMMWIWGSLAFPFTKARETALWSENTWNIELLADSIDQRIPDWIRDNSVICLYGGEDIDWIRKFTVSTRAVASALNVPLEMLYVGKRNPKDKVRRCHEVIDREKLSHIFSLKEYYDYVWYFWVRLWSMWNSKKNTALNVDNDHVMQQIMEVLSFDSSDEGWAVFSRGNNEMTKGKGDILLPVLDDYNSWRYKVDHPDKFVTVLDEAIRGIHREHHCNRLILPGHAGYIPEQVVCSECGKIMDKYVMYRCCTD; this is encoded by the exons ATGGCTAGCCGGGATGTGTTTCCTTCGACAAAGAATGTTACATTTGCCCCCGAAAAGGTACCACCTACTAAAGCTCAGATCTTCAATGGAGGTGTGCAGGATTACGAAACTGATCAACGATTAAGGCCGAGCTATGAAATGGAACACAACATTGTCAAGCCCCTTCCATTGGGTGTGCCAGCGCCTGGTAGAGGACAGCTCGTGAAAGGTGGGGGGGGACGTGTCTTCTTTTCTGCTGATGATACTGCACTTACCAAGCAAATTCTCGGAACCCATTCTCCAGAAATCGAAGATTTTGATGTCAAGCCAGTTCTTTTCATAGTGGAGGATATCATCCATCTGGCAAAACCTTTGACTGCTGATTCTGCTGCT GTTGCTCCAATTCAAGCCCATTTGGACACGCTTGACAACAAGGTCATCTCCAGTTCCTACCATGATACTGTCACTCAAAGTTCTTACCATGATGCCATCACTCAAAGTTCTTACCATGATACGGAAATAGTTAAACTAATGGCATTTCCCATCAACAAGATATCCAATGAG ATAATATGCAAATGTACTTCCGGAACAGAAGCACATTCCCTAACCATGGACCTCCTAAAATCACTGTCAAACTACCCATGGGATGCCAAGGTGGTCATTACCTTTGCTGCTTTCTCCATCAACTATGGCGAGTTCTGGCTCGTTGAGCAACTTCACACAAAAAATCCACTAGCCAAGAATGTTGCCACACTCAAAGATTTACCCAGCCCAATGGAACATTCCAGTGATTTAAGAAAGAAATTTGAGGCGGTGGTTGACCTCTTAACTGCAACAACGAAGATGATCCACTGTATTATAGAATTCAAGGAACTTCCGTCTCTCTACATTAGCCGGGAATCACCAGAAGTGGAGACTGCCACTGCTCATATTCCAATAGCTGTTTATTGGATCATAAGGAGCCTTCTGGCCTCTGCATCAGTGCTCCTGAACCTTATCGGCACTGGTCACGA GTACATCTCGTCAACTGCTGAGTCATGGGAGATATCAAGTTTGGCCCATAAGCTCTCAGTCATGTTGGAGCACCTACAAAAGCAATTGCAGATTTGTAAGGAATTAATCG TTAGGAAGAAGTCTGAAGATTCGTACACTGCATTCAAGAAACTTATGGAGACTGCTCATATTGACAATATGAAAGTACTCAAGGGGATGATTCGTGCCCCAGATGAACAAAGGCCACTATATGATGGTTCTAAAAGATATAAT GAAAGGATTGATGGACTGAAGGCGAAGTATGTACTACTGCTGATTTCAGATCTCGACCTGCCTCACGAAGAGCTAAACATCCTTCATATGATCTACAACCAACAACAAATGAGGCATGAGTACGAGGTTTTATGGCTTCCCATTGTCAACCGAACTAACTCACTTTCCCAATCACAGGAACTACAATTTAAGGAACTGAAGATCTATAGCATGCCATGGTATTCGGTGGACCACCCTTCATTGATTGAACAGGTAGCCATCAGATACATCCAAGAGGTCTGGAAATTTGTCCACATGCCGATGCTCGTAGTATTGGATCCCCAGGGGAAACCATCCAATCTTGATGCTTTACCTATGATGTGGATTTGGGGCAGTTTAGCTTTCCCCTTCACTAAAGCCAGGGAGACGGCTCTCTGGTCAGAAAACACCTGGAACATCGAACTGTTAGCAGATTCCATTGATCAACGAATTCCCGACTGG ATCAGGGACAACAGTGTGATATGCTTGTACGGTGGGGAGGACATTGACTGGATCCGTAAGTTTACTGTGTCAACCAGAGCAGTTGCAAGTGCCCTAAACGTACCTCTTGAAATGCTCTATGTGGGCAAGCGCAATCCAAAGGATAAAGTCCGACGGTGCCATGAAGTAATTGATCGGGAGAAACTGAGCCACATCTTCTCACTCAAGGAATATTACGACTATGTCTGGTACTTCTGGGTGAGGCTGTGGAGCATGTGGAACTCCAAGAAAAACACTGCCTTAAACGTGGACAACGACCATGTGATGCAGCAGATCATGGAAGTGCTGTCATTTGACAGCAGTGACGAAGGGTGGGCAGTTTTCAGCCGGGGAAACAATGAGATGACCAAGGGAAAAGGAGACATATTGCTGCCTGTTTTAGATGACTACAATAGTTGGCGGTACAAGGTGGATCACCCCGACAAGTTTGTCACCGTGCTGGATGAGGCGATACGTGGTATCCACCGTGAACACCACTGTAACCGCCTGATCCTGCCGGGGCATGCTGGATACATCCCCGAGCAGGTGGTTTGCTCAGAGTGTGGCAAGATCATGGATAAGTACGTCATGTACAGATGCTGCACCGACTAA